From one Colletotrichum destructivum chromosome 3, complete sequence genomic stretch:
- a CDS encoding Putative vesicle transport protein, Got1/SFT2, whose translation MSSMWMSDTQKIGVIFCSGGGFFLIGGVMLFFDRAMLAMGNILFLIGLTIIIGPQKTLLFFARKQKAKGTAAFFAGLALILLRWPLIGFCVELYGIMVLFGDFLGTIAAFARNIPVIGPYIGVAVDRSGVGRRNAELPV comes from the exons ATGTCGTCGATGTGGATGTCCGATACCCAAA AAATCGGAGTGATTTTTTGCTCCGGAG GCGGTttcttcctcatcggcgGAGTGATGCTCTTCTTCGACCGGGCCAT GCTTGCCATGGGAAAC ATCCTATTCCTCATTGGCCTTACAATCATCATCGGACCCCAAAAGAcgctcctcttcttcgcgcGGAAACAAAAGGCAAAGGGcacggcggccttcttcgcgggGCTCGCCTTGATCCTGCTGCGGTGGCCCCTGATCGGCTTCTGCGTCGAGCTCTACGGCATCATGGTTCTGTTTGGCGACTTCCTCGGCACCATCGCCGCGTTCGCACGCAACATTCCGGTTATCGGGCCGTACATCggggtcgccgtcgaccggTCCGGGGTCGGACGGAGGAATGCCGAGCTGCCTGTATAG
- a CDS encoding Putative INO80 complex, subunit Ies6 protein yields MAAPKEATEAQIAHQALLDELDIHSIHKSFRNASWRPNQRRNKNIKTILGDASRREASALATPQQEEASAAATPTADKHGGGGDDGLSTSGTSTPANATGNDNDNPNLAQASRSLSKLVLEKSLRSNGGSGGPGPSVTYTNIESAPSLAHTRRYCDITGLPAPYVDPKTRLRYHDKEVFGLIRTLPQGAAEQYLEARGAHTVLK; encoded by the coding sequence ATGGCGGCCCCGAAAGAAGCGACAGAGGCGCAAATTGCCCACCAGgcgctcctcgacgagctcgatATCCACTCCATTCACAAGAGCTTCCGCAACGCGTCCTGGAGACCTAACCAGCGCCGCAACAAGAACATCAAGACCATCCTTGGCGACGCTTCCCGCCGCGAGGCCTCAGCTTTGGCGACCCCGCAACAAGAGGAAGCGAGCGCTGCGGCCACGCCAACGGCAGACaagcacggcggcggcggcgacgacggcctctcGACGAGCGgcacctcgacgcccgcaAACGCCAccggcaacgacaacgacaatcCCAACCTGGCACAGGCCTCGCGCAGTCTGTCGAAGCTCGTCTTGGAAAAGAGCCTGCGATCCAacggtggcagcggcggccctGGCCCGAGCGTGACGTATACCAACATTgagtcggcgccgtcacTGGCGCACACGAGGCGGTACTGCGACATCACGGGCCTGCCGGCGCCATACGTGGACCCCAAGACCCGGTTGCGGTACCACGACAAGGAGGTGTTTGGATTGATCCGGACCCTGCCGCAGGGCGCGGCCGAGCAGTACCTTGAAGCGCGCGGCGCGCATACCGTCCTCAAATAG
- a CDS encoding Putative DASH complex subunit Dad4 protein: MESPHEHQQNLLLSRIITNVEKLNEAVVVMNKALQEINIQNMNVELVAQMFKNYQSNVLFHLEGSDRQFEAAFVNPLRAIAVWPAIWTRNETRLMRVIQVQLQPRSCSTNTPNEKLLPSP; this comes from the exons ATG GAAAGTCCTCATGAGCATCAGCAGAACTTGCTGCTTTCTCGCATCATCACCAACGTG GAAAAACTCAACGAGGCTGTTGTGGTCATGAACAAAGCTTTACAG GAGATCAACATCCAGAACATGAACGTCGAGCTCGTTGCTCAGATGTTTAAGAACTACCAATCCAACGTTTTGTTCCATCTTGAGGGTAG CGACCGACAATTTGAAGCCGCCTTCGTGAACCCCTTGAGGGCGATCGCTGTATGGCCGGCGATCTGGACGAGGAATGAGACAAGACTGATGAGAGTGATTCAGGTGCAGTTGCAACCAAGAAGTTGTAGCACAAATACCCCCAACGAGAAGTTGCTACCCTCGCCATAG
- a CDS encoding Putative Actin family, ATPase, nucleotide binding domain-containing protein yields the protein MAPSATGEIPPLPAPPQRTYPSAKVFPVKEAKFEKPIPVQHDGREKAMAQPSGGAAIVIDNGSSAVRAGWSFEDNPRLNIPPIMSKYRDRKAGKTYSFAGSDCYADTTARSHIRYAHEQGTGIISNWDVMEHVLDYIFLKLGLNGDDASIDMPIVMTETVANLPYSRKSMTEIVFECYGAPSLAYGIDSLFSYAHNKGNTGIVVSSSYTSTHVIPVYNHKAMLNQATRLNWGGWHAAEYLLRLIRLKYPAFTGKLNVSQAEHMLRDHAYVSKDYDNELRGYLDWTGLEDRDIVIQYPFTEEVIVQKTEEELARIAERKKESGRRLQEQAAKMRLEKLMRKENELESLKKLQAKLEQQTNKKDIRRLLDSNDLKDEAALERAIATLEKAVKKARTKDVGGDPTEEQQEPVFDLLDVPDEELDDAGLKAKRQQKLMKSNHDARARAKAEKEAEKARIEEEKRLDEERRENDLEGWLEERRQARAVTLQKMKERERLKQDLGNRKSLASQIRMKSIANLASDNPTKKRRRGGDDDNFGANDDDWGVYRQITVGDNSDDEQEEENLEANLKTYEEDLLRYDPDFTYEHTHEAQTDWSKSMLHAFTRGPRPFDAGSQAELNQIHLNVERIRVPEVVFQPSIAGVDQGGLVEIVGDILNQRLGGVPNRDDFLRDVFLTGGNSLFRGFDDRLRQGLTPLLPAGAPLAIRRAQDALNDAWKGAAGWAGSSAWKAATITREEYQEKGSEYIKEHDLGNMSYV from the exons ATGGCACCCTCAGCAACAGGCGAAATCCCCCCTCTGCCGGCACCTCCCCAGAGAACGTACCCATCTGCGAAGGTTTTCCCCGTGAAGGAGGCCAAGTTCGAGAAGCCAATTCCGGTGCAGCACGATGGACGGGAGAAGGCAATGGCGCAGCCCTCCGGGGGCGcagccatcgtcatcgacaaCG GCTCTTCTGCGGTACGCGCAGGATGGTCCTTCGAGGATAATCCGAGGTTGAACATCCCCCCCATCATGTCCAAGTACCGCGATCGAAAAGCTGGCAAGACGTACTCCTTCGCCGGCAGCGATTGCTACGCCGACACGACGGCAAGAAGCCATATCCGGTATGCACACGAGCAAGGGACGGGAATAATCAGCAACTGGGATGTCATGGAACACGTCCTAGACTACATCTTCCTCAAGCTTGGGTTGAACGGCGACGATGCGTCCATCGACATGCCCATCGTCATGACGGAGACAGTGGCCAACCTACCTTACTCCCGAAAAT CAATGACGGAAATCGTCTTTGAATGCTACGGCGCGCCGTCACTGGCATACGGTATCGATTCGCTCTTCTCGTACGCACACAACAAGGGGAACACGGGCATAGTCGTTTCGTCGTCTTACACCTCCACGCATGTAATACCCGTCTACAACCACAAGGCGATGTTGAATCAGGCAACGAGGCTGAACTGGGGAGGGTGGCACGCCGCAGAGTACCTGCTGCGGCTGATCCGACTGAAATACCCTGCCTTCACTGGGAAGCTCAACGTATCGCAGGCCGAGCATATGCTTCGTGACCACGCATACGTCTCGAAGGACTACGACAACGAGCTGCGGGGATATCTGGACTGGACCGGACTTGAGGACCGGGATATCGTCATTCAGTACCCCTTCACGGAGGAGGTGATTGTGCAGAAaaccgaggaggagctggcaCGCATCGCCGAGCGGAAGAAGGAGAGCGGCAGACGCCTACAGGAGCAAGCGGCAAAGATGCGCCTGGAGAAGCTCATGCGGAAGGAGAACGAGCTCGAATCACTCAAGAAGCTTCAAGCCAAGCTGGAGCAGCAGACCAATAAGAAAGATATCAGGCGGCTGCTGGACAGTAACGATCTCAAGGACGAAGCGGCCCTGGAAAGGGCCATCGCAACCTTGGAGAAGGCGGTCAAAAAGGCGCGGACCAAGGATGTCGGCGGTGACCCGacggaggagcagcaggagccCGTGTTCGACCTCTTGGATGTgccggacgaggagctggacgacgccggcctcaagGCCAAGCGCCAGCAGAAGCTCATGAAGTCGAACCAcgacgcgcgcgcgcgcgccaaggccgagaaggaggccgagaaggctcgcattgaggaggagaagcggctggacgaggagcgccgcgagAACGACCTCGAGGGTTGGCTCGAAGAGAGGCGCCAGGCCCGTGCCGTCACGCTccagaagatgaaggagcgCGAGCGTCTCAAGCAGGACCTCGGCAACCGCAAGTCGCTCGCGTCGCAGATCCGCATGAAGAGCATCGCCAATCTCGCCTCGGACAACCCGACCAAGaagcgccgccgcggcggcgacgacgacaactttggcgccaacgacgacgactgggGCGTGTACCGCCAGATCACCGTCGGCGacaacagcgacgacgagcaggaggaggagaaccTCGAGGCGAACCTCAAGACGTACGAGGAGGACCTGCTCCGCTACGACCCCGACTTCACGTACGAGCACACCCACGAAGCGCAGACAGACTGGTCCAAGTCGATGCTGCACGCTTTCACGCGCGGCCCGCGGCCGTTCGACGCCGGCTCACAGGCCGAGTTAAACCAGATTCACCTCAACGTTGAGCGCATCCGCGTGCCCGAGGTTGTGTTTCAGCCAtccatcgccggcgtcgatcAGGGAGGTctcgtcgagatcgtcggcgacatcctcaaccagcgcctcggcggcgtccccAACCGCGACGACTTCCTGAGGGACGTCTTCCTCACGGGCGGTAACAGCCTATTCCGCGGCTTCGACgaccgcctccgccagggCCTGACGCCGCTGCTCCCGGCCGGCGCGCCCCTCGCCATCCGCCGCGCCCAGGACGCTCTCAATGACGCCTGGAAGGGCGCTGCTGGGTGGGCGGGCTCATCCGCGTGGAAGGCCGCCACCATCACGCGGGAGGAGTACCAGGAGAAGGGCTCCGAGTATATCAAG GAACACGACCTCGGCAACATGTCGTATGTATGA
- a CDS encoding Putative basic-leucine zipper domain-containing protein, with protein sequence MLSQNRSLKMQSASPSPSANTTTNTDAHLHAQLELLSKHTTPNSSDNATVPSRGARSQSSNPSSASPAHGYSNGSTSPPVLPPIANNHADSEAHIHPDLRARAAHAPAVNMMPAGVSSQPQQQQQQPPPPPQPQQPQQQQQIAPPPTTAGPSTAPPIHSPPSGMALDETAEGRKAKRELSQSKRAAQNRAAQRAFRQRKEGYIKKLEQQVRDYMEMEQQYKATQSENYALREYVIHLQSRLLDVQGEVPQPPPNVNLQHPPMPPPAAVPTSGPEVAPSNGGAGPLEAVAQAVAGLQAQEQLAERQQFTSKGFQAEQVKDEARRESEEIDPQLPDGLPAPTASM encoded by the exons ATGCTGAGTCAGAACCGGAGCTTGAAGATGCAGAGcgcttcgccctcgccttctgCGAATACCACCACTAACACAG ACGCCCACTTGCACGCGCAGCTTGAGCTACTAAGCAAGCACACCACGCCTAACTCGTCAGACAACGCGACGGTCCCATCCCGCGGAGCTCGTTCTCAATCTTCCAACCCATCGAGCGCGTCGCCTGCTCATGGCTATAGTAAcggctcgacctcgccacCCGTCTTGCCGCCGATAGCCAACAACCACGCCGACTCCGAAGCGCATATCCATCCTGATCTCCGAGCTCGAGCTGCCCACGCGCCAGCCGTCAACATGATGCCCGCTGGCGTATCTTCTCAaccgcaacagcagcagcagcaaccgccgccgccgccgcagcctcaacagccgcagcaacagcaacagaTTGCACCGCCTCCGACGACTGCCGGACCATCTACAGCGCCTCCGATCCACTCCCCCCCGTCAGGCATGGCGCTGGACGAGACCGCCGAGGGCCGCAAAGCCAAGCGCGAGCTGTCGCAATCTAAGCGCGCCGCACAAAACCGAGCTGCCCAG AGGGCTTTCCGCCAGCGCAAGGAGGGGTAcatcaagaagctcgagcaGCAAGTCCGAGACTATATGGAGATGGAGCAGCAGTACAAGGCGACGCAGTCGGAGAATTACGCCTTGCGCGAGTACGTGATTCACCTTCAGTCACGCTTGCTTGATGTCCAGGGCGAAGTTCCTCAACCTCCCCCCAACGTCAACCTTCAGCACCCGCCCATGCCGCCTCCTGCCGCGGTTCCTACAAGTGGTCCAGAGGTCGCGCCCAGCAATGGGGGCGCCGGTCCTCTGGAAGCTGTTGCGCAAGCAGTGGCGGGGCTGCAGGCTCAAGAGCAGCTAGCAGAGAGACAACAGTTCACAAGCAAAGGCTTCCAGGCCGAGCAGGTTAAGGACGAAGCGCGGCGGGAGAGCGAGGAGATTGATCCCCAGCTGCCTGACGGCCTCCCAGCCCCAACTGCCTCCATGTGA
- a CDS encoding Putative metal-dependent hydrolase, composite domain superfamily: protein MSSPASEPVVESAVTVIIADLLIPGRGSPARNAAVALEDGKIAHVGEHDELPEKFRAVRAVHVPVLMPGLWDVHTHFIGLDVVTGFDTGLFNVLPGSNALVGAITVEDLEETLMAGYTSVRELGGYAGDLVPAIEKGRLIGPNVYSSIAAMSITGGHGDQHSLPIESMLRFAECGGPCSIVDGADDCTKTVRLLVRRGARCIKVCSSGGVLSLLDDPEDRQFSDEELKAIVEEASRSRRAVGAHAIGKAGIMAALKAGVKSIEHGMYLDDEVADLMIEKGAIFVPTHHIVTTISKDTSQLPPPIARKVEKLVQKAKDSYRLAIRRGVKIALGTDSASSDRTKGISHGNNAIELYWAVENGMTPLQAIEAGTANGPGVLGGMAPLSGQLKEGYDADLIAVAKNPLNDIEVLVKKENITHVWKGGRLFKSPPGHMPAVVL from the coding sequence ATGTCCTCACCTGCATCGGAGCCGGTAGTGGAGTCAGCCGTCACTGTCATCATCGCTGACCTCCTCATCCCGGGCCGCGGCTCTCCCGCCAGAAATGCTGCCGTTGCTTtggaggacggcaagatcgccCATGTCGGCGAGCATGACGAGCTCCCCGAAAAGTTCCGCGCAGTCAGGGCGGTCCACGTCCCAGTTCTCATGCCCGGCCTCTGGGATGTGCACACCCACTTCATCGGACTCGACGTGGTGACTGGCTTCGATACCGGTCTCTTTAACGTCCTGCCGGGGTCCAATGCCCTTGTTggcgccatcaccgtcgAAGACCTGGAAGAAACGCTGATGGCAGGATACACCTCTGTTCGAGAGCTTGGCGGGTACGCTGGCGACCTGGTCCCCGCCATTGAGAAAGGACGCCTCATAGGGCCGAACGTGTATTCGTCGATCGCTGCCATGTCCATCACCGGAGGACACGGAGACCAGCACTCTCTCCCTATCGAGTCGATGCTGAGATTTGCCGAATGTGGCGGCCCCTgctccatcgtcgacggcgcagACGACTGCACCAAGACCGTGAGGCTACTGGTccgccgaggagcgcgcTGCATCAAGGTCTGctccagcggcggcgtcctgaGTCTCTTGGACGATCCAGAGGATAGACAgttctcggacgaggagctcaaggccatcgtcgaAGAGGCGAGCCGCAGCCGACGCGCTGTTGGCGCTCATGCCATCGGGAAGGCTGGTATCATGgccgccctcaaggccggcgtcaAGAGCATCGAGCACGGCATgtacctcgacgacgaggttgccgaTCTAATGATTGAGAAGGGGGCCATTTTCGTCCCTACCCACCATATTGTGACCACCATAAGCAAGGATACGTCGCAGCTACCGCCCCCTATCGCGcgcaaggtcgagaagctcgtccaAAAGGCCAAGGACTCGTATAGGTTGGCCATCAGGAGAGGCGTCAAGATCGCTCTTGGCACGGACAGCGCCAGTAGCGACCGCACAAAGGGCATCTCACACGGTAACAACGCCATAGAGCTGTACTGGGCGGTGGAGAACGGCATGACGCCGCTgcaggccatcgaggcggGCACCGCGAATGGGCCGGGTGTTCTCGGCGGGATGGCGCCTCTGAGCGGCCAACTCAAGGAGGGATATGATGCGGACTTGATCGCTGTCGCAAAGAACCCCCTCAATGACATCGAGGTTCtggtgaagaaggagaacatTACCCATGTCTGGAAAGGGGGCAGGTTATTCAAGTCTCCCCCAGGGCACATGCCGGCGGTTGTGCTTTGA
- a CDS encoding Putative pterin 4 alpha carbinolamine dehydratase: protein MAPSQHPSLRLPSTPSQTLRRTYTASHNRPYLTTLSREPHSLTLTKPSEMNTPVLLRRLPHQTPRSFTASSLFLRASSSGLAALPRPIQQQQRRRHQRTMSTTSAAPARAVARFSKGSDEASLSSTLETLLGGGRWALVNDGEAVERSFKFKNFAKTWDFMTAVSLQCKTHNHHPEWSNVYNTTFIRWTTHNPKGLSDKDLKLAMICDALAKDFGEVEAPPAAEAAEGDAAVSCGIRGLADKAAGTAGDCCAPKK from the exons ATGGCACCCTCCCAACACCCAAGTCTGCGGCTCCCTTCCACCCCATCGCAGACGCTCCGCAGAACTTACACCGCATCTCACAACCGACCATACCTCACAACACTGTCGCGGGAGCCGCActctctcaccctcaccaAGCCTTCGGAGATGAACACCCCggtcctcctccgtcgcctcCCACACCAGACGCCGCGATCCTTCACCGCATCATCCCTGTTCCTTagagcatcgtcgtcggggctAGCAGCACTTCCCAGGCCCAttcagcagcaacaacgtcgccgccatcagcgaaccatgtcgacgacgtccgccGCTCCGGCACGGGCCGTAGCCCGGTTCTCCAAGGGCTCCGACGAGGCCTCGCTGTCCTCGACGCTGGAGACGTTGCTGGGAGGCGGTCGTTGGGCGCTGGTGAACGATGGGGAGGCAGTAGAGAGGAGTTTCAAGTTTAAGAACTTTGCAAAGACGTGG gacTTCATGACGGCCGTGAGCCTGCAGTGCAAAACtcacaaccaccaccccgAGTGGTCCAAC GTCTACAATACAACCTTCATCCGTTGGACGACCCACAATCCGAAGGGCTTGTCGGACAAGGATCTCAAGCTTGCCATGATCTGCGACGCCTTAGCCAAAGACTtcggcgaggtcgaagcgcccccggccgccgaggccgccgaagGGGACGCGGCCGTGAGCTGTGGCATCCGGGGCTtggccgacaaggccgcGGGGACGGCGGGAGACTGCTGTGCGCCCAAGAAGTGA
- a CDS encoding Putative fatty acid hydroxylase: MAAFVNSTVINTAFNHTQPYFSVLEEVSKYNVQLNYFERLWAAWYLWMQNDILATGIMSFVMHETVYFGRSLPFIICDLIPWFHKYKIQPQKMPTLKEQWDCAMVVLISHFTVELPQIWLFHPVATWCGMEYGVPFPPLWKMAMQISIFFVMEDTWHYWFHRALHYGPLYKAIHKLHHYYSAPFGLAAEYASPIEVMLLGIGIVGSPIFWVTLTGDLHLLTMYSWIVLRLFQAIDAHSGYDFPWSLRHFLPFWAGADHHDLHHEKFIGNYASSFRWWDYCLDTEAGLEAHKKRREKKLKAIKAQKAQ; this comes from the exons ATGGCCGCCTTTGT CAACTCGACCGTGATCAACACGGCCTTCAACCACACCCAGCCCTACTTcagcgtcctcgaggaggtcTCCAAGTACAATGTCCAACTAAACTATTTCGAGCGCCTCTGGGCT GCTTGGTATCTCTGGATGCAAAACGATATCCTCGCTACCGGCATCATGAGCTTCGTTATGCACGAAACTGTCTACTTTGGCCGTAGTCTGCCCTTCATCATCTGCGATCTCATTCCCTGGTTCCACAAGTACAAGATTCAACCC CAAAAAATGCCGACACTCAAGGAGCAGTGGGACTGCGCCATGGTCGTCCTCATTAGTCACTTCACCGTTGAACTGCCCCAGATCTGGCTCTTCCACCCCGTCGCCACGTGGTGCGGCATGGAATACGGCGTTCCCTTCCCGCCTCTCTGGAAGATGGCTATGCAgatctccatcttcttcgtcatggaGGATACCTGGCACTACTGGTTCCACCGTGCCCTGCACTACGGACCCCTCTACAAGGCTATCCACAAGCTTCACCACTACTACTCGGCCCCCTTCGGTCTTGCTGCGGAATACGCCTCGCCTATTGAGGTCAtgctcctcggcatcggcatcgttGGCTCGCCTATCTTCTGGGTCACCCTCACTGGTGACCTCCATCTCCTGACCATGTACAGCTGGATCGTTCTCCGCCTCTTCCAGGCCATCGACGCTCACAGCGGCTACGACTTCCCTTGGAGTTTGCGTCACTTTCTTCCCTTttgggccggcgccgaccaCCACGACCTCCACCACGAGAAGTTTATTGGCAACTACGCCTCCAGTTTCCGCTGGTGGGACTACTGCCTTGACACCGAGGCCGGTCTCGAGGCCCACAAGAAGCGccgcgagaagaagctcaaggctATCAAGGCCCAGAAGGCCCAGTAA
- a CDS encoding Putative nuclear control of ATP synthase 2, with the protein MSVVADQVRRLDAQLDRIPLGLSLSQEDGELSAEEHGIFNSATVDALSSPRIDELLRIARALSTTSSSLSLLPSQRIRALLHQSKLAEWDFQAEKSRGAGRGHYQSEIEWLLISKATVQTYGIILNTLLDQIIPLSDEMWYWDEVLSSYTYSSLYTVQTSPLRLWALTKDVYHESKHRIQNISHAPGDLVESTRTGLSQQWKQFYGIVRDSIRDSSITTLQRKVLSPVALSRGEARRKLAHLKRLRDMIASGLGVLVDEGLTFGGDEDDDDKSEAGVNSHDWKGVVERSVALMDMVLKEALVLEYGVSEFEDKVFAGVEEDPELSIHIEDANAVEKPSVLARRLLNILDTGLPNHVAAAQILVRNNGRPSRLIRYWLPATAALLSSTTILQLLANRRAEILGWVQDIGATARDFWFNWVVEPTRKIVGTIRHDSSSEIAIMSRDSLKADRESLERMVVDFALDKPHFVGDGASLTDVQIADLRTKVSEGDVTPVLRAFEKDLRTPFVGAIKGDLVRSLLIQVQKTKVDLEVAISGIDSLLKSQELVFGFVGLTPGVLVSIGIVQYLRGIFGARRGARHSHKAGKSIRVLRNIDRIFSEATPSQNNLLSYKDHGLLLCEVHVLRNLMQRALPRDRQREFREDLDDLANLKGIQVQIRALDRIRWAYARWLQ; encoded by the exons ATGTCTGTTGTGGCCGA TCAAGTCCGTCGCTTAGACGCGCAGCTGGATCGGATTCCTCTGGGCCTGAGCCTCtcccaagaagacggcgaacTTTCTGCCGAGGAGCATGGCATTTTTAACTCTGCCACGGTAGAcgccttgtcgtcgccgagaatcgacgagcttctgcgCATCGCGAGAGCTCTGTCCaccacctcgtcctcgctctcgctgCTCCCTTCCCAGAGGATCCGCGCTCTACTGCATCAGTCAAAGCTGGCAGAGTGGGACTTTCAGGCCGAGAAAAGCCGGGGGGCTGGGCGAGGTCATTATCAATCAGAAATCGAATGGCTCCTCATAAGCAAGGCCACCGTGCAAACCTACGGAATCATCTTAAACACCCTCCTGGACCAGATCATTCCCCTGAGTGATGAGATGTGGTACTGGGATGAGGTTTTGAGTTCATATACTTACAGTAGCCTCTATACCGTACAGACCTCGCCGTTACGCTTATGGGCACTGACCAAAGACGTCTACCACGAGAGCAAACATCGGATACAAAACATCAGCCACGCACCAGGAGACCTCGTTGAGTCGACGCGGACCGGGCTATCTCAGCAATGGAAACAGTTTTACGGCATTGTGCGGGACAGCATTAGAGACTCCTCGATTACGACCCTTCAGCGCAAGGTTCTTTCGCCTGTGGCCCTCAGCCGCGGTGAAGCCAGGAGAAAACTGGCCCATCTTAAGCGTCTGCGAGACATGATAGCAAGCggtctcggcgtccttgtcgacgaaggGCTGACATTCGGCggagacgaagatgacgacgacaagagcGAGGCAGGCGTCAACAGCCATGACTGGAAAGGCGTGGTAGAGAGAAGTGTGGCTCTCATGGACATGGTCTTAAAGGAAGCGTTGGTTCTCGAGTATGGGGTCAGCGAGTTCGAGGACAAGGTCTTTGCCGGAGTCGAGGAAGATCCAGAACTTAGTATCCATATCGAGGACGCCAACGCCGTGGAAAAGCCTTCTGTTCTCGCCAGACGCCTCCTCAACATTCTCGACACCGGGCTTCCCAATCACGTCGCCGCTGCGCAGATTCTTGTTCGCAACAACGGTCGCCCGTCAAGACTCATTCGGTACTGGTTGCCCGCAACTGCCGCTCTGCTGTCATCGACGACCATTCTCCAACTTCTCGCCAACCGTCGTGCCGAGATCCTCGGCTGGGTCCAGGACATTGGGGCCACGGCTCGCGACTTTTGGTTCAACTGGGTCGTCGAGCCGACACGCAAGATTGTGGGAACTATCCGGCACGACTCGAGCAGCGAGATTGCCATCATGAGCCGAGACAGCCTGAAAGCCGACCGCGAAAGCCTGGAACGCATGGTTGTGGATTTTGCCTTGGACAAGCCTCATTTTGTGGGCGATGGCGCCTCGCTTACCGATGTTCAGATTGCCGATCTCAGGACCAAGGTCAGCGAAGGAGACGTCACGCCGGTCCTACGCGCATTCGAAAAGGACCTGAGAACCCCATTCGTAGGCGCAATCAAGGGCGACCTCGTTCGATCTCTTCTCATTCAGGTGCAAAAGACCAAGGTCGACCTAGAGGTAGCCATTAGCGGCATCGACTCGTTGCTCAAGAGCCAGGAACTGGTCTTTGGCTTCGTGGGCCTCACTCCAGGTGTGCTCGTCTCGATCGGCATTGTCCAATATCTTCGCGGCATCTTCGGCGCCCGCAGGGGAGCCCGTCACAGCCACAAGGCTGGAAAGAGCATTCGAGTGTTGCGCAACATTGACCGGATCTTCTCGGAGGCGACGCCATCGCAGAACAATCTTCTTTCCTACAAGGATCACGGCCTGCTTCTGTGCGAGGTGCACGTGCTGCGTAACCTGATGCAGAGAGCGCTGCCCCGCGACAGGCAAAGGGAATTCCGAGAGGACTTGGATGACCTTGCCAACCTGAAAGGCATTCAGGTGCAGATTAGGGCATTGGATCGCATTCGCTGGGCCTACGCCAGATGGCTACAGTGA
- a CDS encoding Putative small GTP-binding protein produces the protein MSNNRNYDFLIKLLLIGDSGVGKSCCLLRFSEDSFTPSFITTIGIDFKIRTIELDGKRVKLQIWDTAGQERFRTITTAYYRGAMGILLVYDVTDERSFNNIRTWFANVEQHATEGVNKILIGNKCDWEEKRVVSTERGQQLADELGIPFLEVSAKSNINIDKAFYSLAADIKKRLIDNQKNEQPAASGVNVGEQGGAGGKCC, from the exons aTGTCGAACAACCGCAACTACGACTTCCTT atcaagctgctgctgatcGGCGACTCGGGCGTAGGCAAGTCCTGCTGCCTGTTGCGCTTCAGCGAGGACTCGTTCACGCCGTCATTCATCACGACTATCGGCATCGACTTCAAAATTCGCACCATCGAGTTGGACGGCAAGCGTGTCAAGCTCCAGATCTGGGATACTGCCGGCCAGGAGCGCTTCcgcaccatcaccaccgcaTACTACCGCGGCGCCATGGGTATTCTCCTCGTCTACGACGTCACCGACGAGCGGTCTTTTAACA ACATTCGCACCTGGTTCGCCAACGTCGAGCAACACGCCACCGAGGGCGTCAACAAGATCCTCATCGGCAACAAGTGCGACTGGGAAGAGAAGCGCGTCGTCTCGACCGAGCGcggccagcagctcgccgacgagcttgGCATCCCCTTCCTCGAGGTCTCTGCCAAgagcaacatcaacatcgaTAAGGCCTTTTACTcactcgccgccgacatcaagAAGCGCTTAATCGACAACCAGAAGAATGAGCAGCCCGCTGCCTCGggcgtcaacgtcggcgAACAGGGTGGAGCCGGCGGAAAGTGCTGTTAA